Part of the Amia ocellicauda isolate fAmiCal2 chromosome 18, fAmiCal2.hap1, whole genome shotgun sequence genome, aaaatatacaaatttgCAGTCTGTTTGACACACTTACTGCGTGGCAAAGACACACGTTATGTACGAAGCGATACCAGTGCAGACCCGACTGAACAACGCTGCCAAACTCACGTGTTGAACGCAGCCACTGAGACGCAGCACACACAGATAAGAAGACCAGTCGGTGACTATAACATTGCCTGTTATCTAAAACTCACACATTATAAGTGGCTGCTTTGTATTACACATATCCCAAACTATTATCAACCTGatttattgaaattgaaatgattTATTAGATTAAGTCTATATACCGTATTTATGTGTATCTGTGTTACATTTTGAAACAGGCAATCGCAGAGACAGTCATAGGTGGTGAGATTAGTTTGCTTGCTGAGTAGCTGTACTGAACTATGGTCGCGTTCGTGCCGCGCAGATgtgcgcagttctgcgcggctccaccaatggaatGGTTGGTTTCTGCAGATCTgagcagaactgcggaaatctgcgctacaagaacggcATCTGTACTTCGGGTCCAATCAGAAaattgtgaaattaaaaaaaaaaaagaaattaactTGACAATAAGTGACTTTTAAAGAAGAGTTAGCTATATTATTCATTGTGCACTTCTTAAAAAAACGCTgattgtcatttattttatcttaattAACATTGTTGTCAAACTGCCAGATTGTACATTTGCCATTACTCAAAAACGTAATAAACAGACTCCCGGAAACAGTGTTTAATGTGAATAATACAACCAGCTTTTATTGGTTCTGTTATTACAAATGAGGCCCACCTTACACTCTATTGGTCTTTACGTATATCGAGGCCCGCCCCCGATGTTTCTGATTGGCCCCCCAGTCCTGGGCATATGTGAGCCCATTGAATGAGTTACTAAATAGGATACATTGTAGCTTGCAGGGAGCTCGCTATTGTATCGGTTCTTTTAACTTGACGGATTGAAAGTCCACCTTGCAACTCATGGTTAAGTTCATAATGTTGCTTATTTTGTAGTTTGATTGTATTATCTTATTGTGCAATGACGAATATATTGTTCTACCTCTTTGGCTCCGAGACAAACGAGCAAAGCATCCTAGAGAACATGTCTTATGTGATGCTCTTGATGGGGGGTGTAACGTTTTTAATTTTACTCTTTGAAAACGTGCCCTATGGCAGGTATGCTTCAAAGAGGTACGGCTTCCCGGTTAATGTCAAATTCGCCTGGTTTGTGCAAGAGATGCCTGCCTTGGTCGTTCCGCTCTTGCTATTATTGACTACCTCTGCTGCAAGAGCCTCTTATTTACCCAACCGGCTGCTCATCGCAATGTATCTGTGCCACTACCTTCAAAGGTAAGTACACCTGAAGTGGATGGTAAATGAATCTAATAGGCCGATACTGAATGGATTATCAACTGGTATAATTCAGTTACATTCAAAAGtgttattggcatgacaagggTAGAGAAGTATTGCCAGCGAATTTACAGCAGACAACTAAAGATAACATAGAATAAGTACAAATCCAAATGTGCATTTCCAAGaataatcattaaaaatgtGGCACCAGAGTTTTGCACTACTCATGCTAATCTGGGTCTATGAAACCAACCTGTAAGCTTGTGGCTGTCAGTCATGTTTGTATTGGTTCAATACTTTGCAATTGACCAGTTTCATAGCACCTGCTTTTAATTAATACAGTATCCTTATTAATATTGCAATCGGTTTTTTATAGTGTTGGTGCGATTATGATAAAGAAATCatactattatttttttcaggtcGCTGATTTACCCCTTCTTAATACGAGGAGGAAAACCGaccccctttctttcttttgcaagtgcatttgttttctgtgtgttcaATGGATATCTACAAGTAAGATACTTGAGCCACTTTGCAATGTACCCTGCAGAATGGATAACACAGCCATGCTTTATCCTAGGTAAACTccttttttacatttcatttagacCAACACTGCATGAGCTTTagctatttaaattaaatacaagcaCAATGCTGTTCAATCTTCGGGAAACCATAATTATTACATGTTGGATGTGCAGTACAAGAAACTGTTTAATTGCTATATAATGGTAGAAGAGCTAAAACTGTTTGTACATCATAATTATTCAGCATCCACCTGCTTTAAGAAAGCTGGGTTCCCTGTTAATTTTTCTGTCTTAAGTACTATAAAGCATCATGCTTCTCttcattaaaacaaaccaattaTGTTTTGAGTGCTTTACTTTATCTCTTGATTTGCTTTTAGGATTCATAATGTGGTTAATGGGGATGCTGATAAATATACACTCGGATCATATTCTTAGAAATCTCAGAAAACCTGGAGAAACGGACTACAAAATACCAAAGGGTAAATATCCAAGCAAGAGAAGtcttattaattgtatttggtTACAACTTACTTTGATGTgttctattaataataataataataataataataataataataataacaacaatgaattagtggtagtagtattgttttcattgttaTAATTTTCCAGTATACCACTATGTTAAAAACCTAATTTCAACAAAccacataaaatatgtattcagtGTAATTGATAGCCTACACAGTGGCAAGAAATCTACACAAACTTTGAATGGATGGCTTGTCACACAATATAAGAAAATGTCCAGTAGATGGAACCATTTTTTGAGTAGTTTACTTTGGTTGTTCACTTCTTGAATGATACCATTCTAAATGAGATGCCCAAAGATCCCTTTTTGAGATAATATTGCTAGTCATCCTGTAAAAATATGGTTTAGAACAATTCTTACTTTCCACCCCAGTTTggacaattaagcaattgatgatgatgttaaaacattcacaaatattgagagagagagagagagagagagagagagagagagagagagagagagagagagagagagagagagagagagagagagagagagagagagagagagaagggggggggcACAGAGAAGCCTAGAATACTCATTTTTGATGGCTTATATCGAGGTCAGGGAAAGATCAATGAATCAAATAAAGGTGGCCGTTTAAGCAAACCACAGatgcatacattaaaacatcAATGAGCATAGTGACTGCAGGCCTTCTCTTCATTAATATTAACATTCataatatatgtaaatacataACAGAACCATTGTgggcaaaaaaactaaacgctGGCCTCACaggaaatctgaaatatttacaTTCCAGTCGTCTGCTAACTGTTAGCGCTTTGCTCAAGCCTTCATACAGCTGGGGAAGTTCCCCTAGGTGTTTCATTGGCTCTTTGACCTAGCAATGACAGCATGGAGTTGCAACTGCATTCTCATGTCTGTCAGGCCGATCTCCCTGGGAAACAGCACTCCAGCCATTTACTAATTGAAAGTGGGGCAGCTGTCTGCAATACTGCAAGGCCAGATAGAGTTGCATATGGTTGCAGCGAAAACCAAACAAACCGGGAGAGTACATACCGAAATGAGACAACTCTTGCCATAAAGGTTACATGACAGCCAGTTCAGGACAATGGATATTTGCATTAATTAATCTGTATCTGTTCAGTGATAGTGGTAGAGTTGGTTATTCTTATTGACCTGTGAATTTTACAtggcattatttttatatatatatatatatatatatatataatacacatagTAAATTTGTGAGTCATTGCATTTGCACCTGTTCAATGCATTAAGAATGTTAATTGTAGATGGCAGTTTAAAATAACATCCTGTGATCTATGCTCACTGATTTGTAAGAAAGCTATTCATATATGGAGGCTTAGACCATTTCTAAACTTGTAGTTATGAGCAAATAATGGAAAGTTAATTTGATGAAGCACCACACATCAGTACACGGAGTCTGTGACAAGTCTAATTTACTGAGACATCTGTCTGCTGTGTTGTGAATACGCCGATGGCAGACACATATTAAATCAGGCATGCCAGAAAACAGTCAATTACAATAATCTAACCTCGAAGTGATAAAAGCATAGATAAGAATGGGGTCAGCAAACTGTTGACAGCTTTAGCCTACACCTTGCAATAATAGGGTTTGGACAAATTGAATaagatgtttaaaatgtttactgGGTATTCACAACCTTAGTTTTGGCCAAAAAGAAACtatgaataatttaataaacacCTGCATATTTATGTGCTCTACTGATCAAACCTGTATTCTGCCCTTGGTATCAGTGTTTTACGGTGTTTACcctaaaaaggaaagaaagaaatgcatcTTCTGGGTGTTCCTGCAATGACAATATCCACATAAGTCTGCCATCAGAATCCATAAAATCCCAGCAAGCTATGACAGATGAAGCCTATAGACATGTTGCAACATATTCGGTACAAAAATGTGCACAACTGATTGCCCACACCTAAACGTCATCTCCAACAATCTACCAGAGGCATGTGATTACTACACATATATAATTCAAACAGTGTAGCCTACTGTTGGTGGTGTTATGACATTGGGCTCATTTAGCTGCCATGTCTGTGATCAATTGAATCCATTGGGTTTGTGGCGGGCCAGAATCATTGCCCAGTGCTCCTCCCAGATGGCAAGGATTTAAGAAGACCACACTCCTAACAGACACAGATTCTGCGCAACTTCttaataaacaatgaaataaCACCTAACACATACTTTGGCTAATGTAGTGGAGTCTGTGTGATACCATAATGTGCCGGAGCCTTGGATCTTCTGTTATGTTTAACATTGACATTTcacatttgtgttattttgtctTTCAGGTGGCTTGTTTAGATATGTATCTGGTGCAAATTTTCTTGGCGAGATTATGGAGTGGGCTGGGTTTGCTGTGGCCTCTTGGTCAATTCAGAGTGCTTCCTTTGCCATTTTTACCTTGGTGGTGCTCTCCAGTCGGGCTGTTTCCCATCATCGGTAAGAGATGCATATTTGTCTGCCTATAATGGGTTATATTTAAAGTGGTTTTGGAAAGCCTAAATTAATTGTAGGAGGCACATGAAGGTGCCAGCTGCATTTGGCACAACTACCATATAATTAATTGTGGCAGCAGGCAAATTCCCATCAGAAGGACATAATACCATAAACAGTGTGTCTGGATTTCCTAAAATGGTGGAATTTTCTTTGCTTAAATGGGAAAATTTAAGTACAATAGAAATCACTCGGAAAAGGGGTAATGCATGCACAATCTAGATTGTGTTAAAGGTGAGCTGTACAAACGAGGAGCACTGTCTTAAACCAGTGGAAATGCACAAAACATTAAGTCTAAGCTCAATTGGATATTTTTCTTCACTTTATTTGGTTGGCTTTACTCTTCCAAAATTAATACAATGAAAAAGTAATGTAAAATGGCACACAGAAGATATACCATTATCTTTGAGTTgcacttacagtgaggggaaaaaagtatttgatcccctgctgattttgtacgtttgcccactgataaagaaatgatcagtctataattttaatggtaggtgtattttaacagtgagagacagaataataacaaaaaaatcctgaaaaacgcatttcaaaaaagttataaattgttttgcaatttataatcggcaagatttctggctcccaggtgtcttttatacaggtaacgagctgagattaggagcactctcttaaagggagtgctcctaatctcagctcgttacctgtataaaagacacctgtccacagaagcaatcaatcaatcagattccaaactctccaccatggccaagaccaaagagctgtccaaggatgtcagggacaagattgtagacctacacaaggctggaatgggctacaagaccatcgccaagcagcttggtgagaaggtgacaacagttggtgcgattatttgcaaatggaagaaacacaaaataactgtcagtctccctcggtctggggctccatgcaagatctcacctcgtggagtttcaacgatcatgagaacggtgaggaatcagcccagaactacacgggaggatcttgttaatgatctcaaggcagctgggaccatagtcaccaagaaaacagttggtaacacactacgctgtgaaggactgaaatcctgcagcgcccacaaggtccccctgctgaagaaagcacatgtacaggcccgtctgaagtttgccaatgaacatctgaatgattcagaggagaactgggtgacagtgttgtggtcagatgagaccaaaatcgagctctttggcatcaactcaactcgccgtgtttggaggaggaggaatgaccccaagaacaccatacccACCGTCAaaaatggaggtggaaacattatgctttgggggtgtttttctgctaaggggacaggacaactgcaccgcatcaaagggacgatggacggggccatgtaccgtcaaatcttgggtgagaacctccttccctcagccagggcattgaaaatgggtcgtggatgggtattccagcatgacaatgacccaaaacacacagccaaggcaacaaaggagtggctcaagaagaagcacattaaggtcctggagtggcctagccagtctccagaccttaatcccatagaaaatctgtggagggagctgaaggttcgagttgccatacgtcagcctcgaaaccttaatgacttggagaggatctgcaaagaggagtgggacaaaatccctcctgagatgtgtgcaaacctggtggccaactacaagaaacgtctgacctctgtgattgccaacaagggttttgccaccaagtactaagtcgaaggggtcaaatacttatttccctcattaacatgcaaataaatgtataacttttttgaaatgcgtttttctggatttttttgttgttattctgtctctcactgttaaaatacacctaccattaaaattatagactgatcatttctttgtcagtgggcaaacgtacaaaatcagcaggggatcaaatacttttttccctcactgtatgtgaagCCATGCAATGTAGAGTCCCATCTTCATACTATCATAATCTGCATGctaataaatgttaaatagaaTCAATTTGATTTTGATCAAGGACTGCCAAGAGTATTGTTATATTGATTGGCATTCATTATGGCTACTGCATGAAAGCATCACAGTTAAAGATGAAAGATTTCTCGTTTCCATTGATCAAGTGCTCAAACATTGAAGAGTTGCACTCTTCCAATATGGACAATGCTTTTGGCCCTGATGTGAGGGTTTCTTTTAATGTTCAGCTCATATTTTAATGCAAAtatattagtttttttaaatgtaccatTGAGAATCCTTTTTCAATGGCCTACTAATATGATCCTGGCTTCTAGGGCCGCCGCAGCTgtctttgaaaaatattttgttttaatttcctgtTTCTGAAGTAAAATCAGTTTCATAGTTCTCAGTAAGGATATTATCTGTGGTCAAAAGCAGCAGTTTTATAACcaacaaaaaactaatttaaagcaGGTGTACCAGCCTCATCTCTAAAATTATGTAATCCACTGTAGTAgtagtgtatttttattaaacttaatatacatttagtaaCTCTTAAATGCATATAGCATTCGGGAATTCAATTGTATCATTTAAACTGGAATCATGACTGATTTATGAGGATAATTATTGTGTTGAACCTTTTcagattaaataatttaataataagacCGCTCAGGGTTTATTTATATCCAATAAGTTTATATGAGTTTAAACAGAGAAACAGACGGAATAATCAAAGACAGAATATCAACCTTGAAATGTTTACACTTAATGAGGTCTAGTGCTAAACATTGCCATGACCAAtagattttttgtattaattcatATATTACCAGAGGATTGTAGAAGTTATTACATATTTACATGATGGAAGTTCTATGTTGTGGTGAATCCAGAGTTTAagttaattaaatgttatttgaagaattgaaaataatttggttataaacatatttatatgATGTTCAATttgtgtactatatatatatatatatatatatatatatatatatgttttttttatgtgaacCAAGTTCATTCTGATCATCTAATTGTAtactaattattttcttacaggtGGTATCTTGAAAAGTTTGATGACTATCCAAAATCAAGAACAGCTTTGATACCTTTCCTGTTCTGATGGGCAAGCACATCTGCAATGACAGAAAGGGGTAGAAAACTCTGGGCTGGAGGGTTTCTGGTTTTAATTCCACCTCAGGTTTTACTTATAGTGATTACTAACTGATTATTAAGATAGGATGTCATTTCACCTGTTCATTACAGTTCTACGTCAGTGGCTAATTGGAAGGTACCTATAAACCTATAGGAATCCAGCCCTCGAGGACTGGAATTGCCCACCTCTGATGTAAATTATtcaacaacatttgaaaatctgACCCgaaatatttaatgttaaaaaacGGCTTAGAAACAGAGGTCTGTCAAATCTGATAGCACTCAAAAAGGCAAGGTCAGTCCTATAAGGATGTGGTTTAAAATCACTTACTATAGATAGTTTAGACTGACGATCCTTGTTTTATTCAAAACTCATACTTGAACTTCAATGTATTTAAAGGAGGGGTTGTTATGAGAAACACTTCATCTCTTAGATTAAGAAAAGTATGCACAGTTTTCCTATGATATACcgttatatttgtatgtattgcttttattcatttcttagcagatgcccttacctgGACACTcttttttaattcatattttctgAATCATAAATGTTCTTTAAATTGGTAGTATTATAAAGGGCCTCAGAATAAGGATACTTATTCAAGATCAGACATTGATAAAATATTGTGAATAACTGGGGATTTTCacaattcatttaattttacaGTGAAAGAAGAGTTATAGATGGTTAAATATAGGTTTCACATatgaattgtatatatttatagaatGCATAGGGTGTTGAAAATGTATCTCAACAGAAGAGAGATGTTGGAACAGAAATGAACACATGGTTTCAAATGGGATTAAACCTGAGGCCAAAACATGACGACAGAGTTCACTGTATTCCCTTTACAACATACTGTATCAAGAACTTGCAGACATTTTCTTGGGAAGGATACATTGAATTATAGGTTATCTAAAACTCTAGGTCATTCAAGCCATCAGGGGCTTTagaagggaaaaaaggaaattgcatttttttgccGTCATCACACTCAGGGGCATTAACTGTATTAATCAGACGTCACATTATCTGAAATAGAAAGGGCTCTACCGAGACACGAATGTAGAAGGAAATAAAAATCATCTCTAATACCCCAATCACTTATTTGTCTTCAGGTGCTCTTGCTTGGCTAGGCCATTTTTAGTAGTGCAGCAGGTTGTTTTACAGCTGTGGTGTAATTACAACTCTATTCGATAAGGTCAGTTTTATAATTCAAATGGCTACGTTTACATGAACAATGTTACGTACTTCACATGTTAAAATTATCACTTT contains:
- the srd5a1 gene encoding 3-oxo-5-alpha-steroid 4-dehydrogenase 1: MTNILFYLFGSETNEQSILENMSYVMLLMGGVTFLILLFENVPYGRYASKRYGFPVNVKFAWFVQEMPALVVPLLLLLTTSAARASYLPNRLLIAMYLCHYLQRSLIYPFLIRGGKPTPFLSFASAFVFCVFNGYLQVRYLSHFAMYPAEWITQPCFILGFIMWLMGMLINIHSDHILRNLRKPGETDYKIPKGGLFRYVSGANFLGEIMEWAGFAVASWSIQSASFAIFTLVVLSSRAVSHHRWYLEKFDDYPKSRTALIPFLF